One stretch of Lagenorhynchus albirostris chromosome 13, mLagAlb1.1, whole genome shotgun sequence DNA includes these proteins:
- the ACP1 gene encoding low molecular weight phosphotyrosine protein phosphatase isoform X2 → MAEQATKSVLFVCLGNICRSPIAEAVFRKLVTDQNISDTWVIDSGAVSDWNVGRSPDPRAVSCLRNHGINTVHKARQVTKEDFATFDYILCMDESNLRDLNRKSNQVKNCRARIELLGSYDPQKKLIIEDPYYGNEADFETVYQQCVRCCRAFLEKVR, encoded by the exons ATGGCCGAACAGGCGACCAAGTCAGTGCTGTTCGTGTGTCTGG gtaacatCTGTCGATCACCCATCGCAGAAGCAGTTTTCAGGAAACTTGTAACTGATCAAAACATTTCAGATACT TGGGTCATTGACAGTGGCGCTGTTTCTGACTGGAACGTGGGCCGGTCGCCAGATCCGAGAGCTGTGAGCTGCCTGAGAAATCATGGCATTAACACAGTCCATAAAGCAAGACAG GTTACCAAAGAAGACTTTGCCACTTTTGATTATATACTATGTATGGATGAAAGCAACCTGAG AGATTTGAATAGGAaaagtaatcaagttaaaaacTGCAGAGCGAGAATTGAACTACTTGGGAGCTACGATCCACAGAAAAAGCTCATCATTGAAGACCCTTATTAT GGTAATGAAGCTGACTTTGAGACCGTCTACCAGCAGTGTGTGCGGTGCTGCAGAGCCTTCCTGGAGAAGGTTCGCTGA
- the ACP1 gene encoding low molecular weight phosphotyrosine protein phosphatase isoform X1 translates to MAEQATKSVLFVCLGNICRSPIAEAVFRKLVTDQNISDTWRIDSAATSTYELGNPPDYRGQACMKKHGVPMSHVARQVTKEDFATFDYILCMDESNLRDLNRKSNQVKNCRARIELLGSYDPQKKLIIEDPYYGNEADFETVYQQCVRCCRAFLEKVR, encoded by the exons ATGGCCGAACAGGCGACCAAGTCAGTGCTGTTCGTGTGTCTGG gtaacatCTGTCGATCACCCATCGCAGAAGCAGTTTTCAGGAAACTTGTAACTGATCAAAACATTTCAGATACT TGGAGGATAGACAGTGCAGCAACGTCCACGTATGAACTAGGAAACCCTCCTGATTATCGAGGGCAGGCTTGCATGAAGAAGCATGGTGTCCCCATGAGTCACGTTGCCCGGCAG GTTACCAAAGAAGACTTTGCCACTTTTGATTATATACTATGTATGGATGAAAGCAACCTGAG AGATTTGAATAGGAaaagtaatcaagttaaaaacTGCAGAGCGAGAATTGAACTACTTGGGAGCTACGATCCACAGAAAAAGCTCATCATTGAAGACCCTTATTAT GGTAATGAAGCTGACTTTGAGACCGTCTACCAGCAGTGTGTGCGGTGCTGCAGAGCCTTCCTGGAGAAGGTTCGCTGA